From one Eucalyptus grandis isolate ANBG69807.140 chromosome 9, ASM1654582v1, whole genome shotgun sequence genomic stretch:
- the LOC120288382 gene encoding proline-rich receptor-like protein kinase PERK8, which yields MPASLARIDHRPSAPHRRTAGSPQPPSPHFARNPICRSGPPKICRPDSSQICPSPPRRSTRGDATPAIADRLLATTRARVEPLRQRTATPRSTRTPPARKSPNGTQAFLVPPDHQRPPAVHSQPRRLKPMIRAPRRSPRRPVPPDAASASPPARADPRHSLAPRPTRRSGASPEP from the coding sequence ATGCCTGCATCGCTCGCCCGCATCGATCACCGACCCTCGGCGCCGCACCGCCGCACCGCCGGATCCCCTCAGCCTCCGTCCCCGCACTTCGCTCGGAACCCGATCTGCCGCTCCGGTCCACCAAAGATCTGCAGACCGGACTCGAGCCAAATCTGCCCATCACCGCCCCGTCGCTCCACCCGCGGCGACGCGACACCAGCAATCGCCGATCGCCTCCTCGCGACGACCCGAGCTCGAGTCGAGCCGCTCCGCCAGCGGACTGCGACGCCCCGTTCGACTCGGACGCCGCCCGCACGCAAATCGCCGAACGGGACTCAAGCCTTCCTAGTTCCGCCCGACCACCAGAGGCCTCCCGCCGTCCACTCGCAGCCCCGCCGGCTGAAGCCCATGATCCGAGCGCCCCGACGCAGCCCCCGCAGGCCCgtgccgcccgacgccgcctccgcttcGCCTCCAGCCCGAGCAGACCCGCGACACTCCCTCGCGCCTCGCCCGACACGCCGCTCCGgagcctcgccggaaccctag